From the Daucus carota subsp. sativus chromosome 8, DH1 v3.0, whole genome shotgun sequence genome, one window contains:
- the LOC135148415 gene encoding uncharacterized protein LOC135148415: MAGEFVVAETNYLASLNPDDCSDRFRTWVRFLSRQSLVSTALTTDIEVKLQPLFDFYSNAVNSTILENYKIIGDLPNRKRIVITVDDVNRILGFPRDNFEPDPTDDELRQFFQDIHYQGQIFLPKMSKGNLKAEWDVFFDTLAKVFAPTNRKNFGNISSMLQIFGFSIAYNRRINFGKILLREIIRKMGSVTQRSIQRNEKVECFYPRFLMLFMNDKMNDDDRHMYVDSPVVPIQRTCAKIQTRLVNKKKHDNVPLVVTPFMLEQFSVPFQPVQVPEPLQQQQYQPQQQQQAQPQEQPQQQSPPHNPQPLQLLQDYQSSSQSSHYSPYNPPYNSPHQSPHQTSYHSPQQSQHQSPPHYNFFPDQQASILPSQSEPIPSPTHPHTIPPPQSTSQPLPADSAINPELQDFRTDLQVAQVLSNLTDTFNIDIADFDCDIGFDFQTPSIEPVNTQVHNQADVFISTTDSSSNTSTNTTQTPVVRKVARKRSGSAILREPAALSHKKKRVAEPETTAATSISSQKDLDTDMAILGNLQVHQPSQASEGQFVPSQPTVPSYGTMVVYTGTGDGVTNTSEIRQTPSETHAREDSDKSLSVREVSAHTNTDLLQEQLAALKAEISRLNAENARFRSGELVTLQEKVVDPSYSSLKQELDAHVKGIHSRMDKFDQSQELCLTKLGNLEQTLAQVVHHLKLNPSTAQSTPEDPSTKGEKDKEDKDKDDHSNADAGDRSNKDDADRSDKGGERASGTIMMIIPKTWMMMTYSMLPIVRLKKKVNLMKAICFRKNLLILNTRRMSGSSKQKMKRGSVSFVIIRNFWKTS, from the exons atggccggagaattcgtggttgctgagactaattACCTTGCTAGCCTTAACCCTGATGACTGCTCCGATAGATTCCGtacttgggtcagatttctttcgagacaaAGTTTAGTCAGTACTGCACTCACTACAGATATAGAAGTCAAGCTGCAACCCttgtttgacttctactcaaatgctgtcaactctacgatcctggagaactacaagataataggggatctacctaaccggaagaggattgtCATCACTGTTGATGATGTCAACAGGATCCTAGGTTtcccaagggacaattttgagccagatccaaCTGATGACGAGCTAAGACAATTCTTTCaagatattcactatcaagggcagatttttctcccgaagatgtcaaaaggaaatctgaaagctgaatgggatgtattctttgacacccttgccaaggtgtttgctcccactaatcgaaagaattttggcaatatatcttcgatgctgcagatctttggattcagcatagcttataaccgtcggatcaactttgggaagatattgctaagggaaattatcagaaagatggggtctgttacacagagatcaattcagaggaatgagaaagttgaatgcttctaccccagattcctgatgttgtttatgaatgataagatgaatgatgatgataggcacatgtacgtcgattctcctgttgttcctattcagaggacttgtgccaagatccaaactaggctggtcaacaagaaaaagcatgacaatgtaccactggtggtgactccattcatgctcgagcaattcagtgttccttttcagcctgtacaagttccagaaccactacaacaacaacaatatcaaccacaacaacaacaacaagctcaaccacaagaacaaccgcaacaacaatcacctccacacaaccctcaaccacttcaactcctacAAGACTATCAGTcgtccagccaatcctcacattactctccctacaaccctccttacaattcaccacatcaatcacctcaccaaacATCATACCACTCTCCTCaacaatctcaacaccaatcccctccacattataacttcttcccagaccaacaagcctccatccttccatctcaatctgaaccaataccttcacctacacatccacataccattcctccaccacaatccacctctcagcctctgcctgctgattctgctatcaatccagagctacaggacttcaggacagatttacaggtagctcaggtactttctaatctcactgatacctttaatattgatattgcagattttgattgtgatattggatttgatttccagactcccagcattgaacctgtaaacacccaggttcataaccaagctgacgttttcatttcaacaactgattcttcgtcaaacacatcaaccaacactactcaaacaccagttgttcgaaaggtagcccggaaacggagtggtagtgcaattctgagagaacccgcagctctgtctcataagaagaaaagggtggcagaaccggagacaactgcagccacatccatttcctcccaaaaggatttggacactgacatg gctatacttggcaacctgcaagtacatcagccttcacaggcatctgaaggacaatttgttccttcacaacctacagttccatcttatggtactatggttgtctatacaggtactggtgacggtgtgacaaacacgagtgaaatcaggcaaacaccgagcgaaacacatgcacgagaggatagtgataaatctttgagtgttcgtgaggtgagtgcacacaccaacactgatctgttacaggaacaattggctgctctgaaagctgagatttcaaggttgaatgctgagaatgccagattcagaagtggagagttggtgactctacaggaaaaggttgttgatccttcatattcttctctcaaacaggaattagatgctcatgtcaagggtattcactctaggatggacaagtttgatcaatctcaggagctctgtctgacaaagcttggaaacttggagcaaactctggctcaagttgttcatcacttaaagcttaatccgtcaacagctcagtctactccagaggatccctcaactaagggggagaaggataaggaagataaggacaaagatgatcacagcaatgctgatgctggtgataggagtaataaggatgatgctgacaggagtgacaagggtggagaaagagcaagtggcacaattatgatgattatcccaaagacatggatgatgatgacgtattcgatgctacctatcgtcaggctgaagaagaaggtaaatttgatgaaagctatttgtttcaggaagaacctgttgatcctgaacacgaggagaatgtcaggaagttcaaagcagaaaatgaagcgaggaagcgtaagcttcgtgattatcagaaacttctggaagacaagttga